In the Helicobacter sp. 'house sparrow 1' genome, TTCAATAAAGTGGATGCCATCATTTTCAAGTTGCTCTAAAAAACCAAAATAGAGAAATTTTTCAAGACTATGGTGGTAGAGATCATAATGATAAAAGTTTCCATATTGTTGGACAAAATTAAAAGTTGGAGAAGTGGCTTGAAATTTTGGATTTTTAGATTTAATGTATTTTTGCACCAAAGTGGTTTTGCCACTTGCTAAATCCCCTTGTAATAGGATAATTCTTACACCTTTGCAGATGTAATCATCTATTATTGGGAATAAAATCTGTAGATCTTTTTCTTGTAAAGCTTTTTCAATCATTGTTTTACTCTTTTAACTTCTTTGATATCTAGATGTTGTTGCATACTCTGAATGAGCGTTTTGTTTTTTTCATAAAATTCTTGAAATTTTGTATTAGTTGCTTTGGTATCTGATGGGGTAGATATAAGATCTTGATTGTGGGCAGAATCTGTTGTATTGCTTGTGTATACTGGGTTTTCTTGTTGTGTAGTTTGTGGTGTATTAACTGGGATATTTGTTTGAGTTTGTGTGTCTGTAGAATGTGAATTTATTTGTGCTGTTTGAGATGAGATTGTGGATTGCTCTTGTAGATCTATCTTAGGTGGTGTGTTTATGGCTTGAGATTCTTGGACTGTTGTTTGATTTAATGGAGATGAGTCTTTAAATTCTGATTGTTGGGGGATAATTTTTGTGTGAATACCAAAAATTTCTTGAGCAAAATTTTTGATTGTTGCGTAATTTTCTCTCAATAAATCTTTAGAAGATCCAATAGCTTTGCTCTCCCATATTAGAGTATTATTTTCAAAACTTATAAAAGTGATGTTATCCTCAAAAGTCTTTCCTAGTTCAAAATTACGATCATAAATTTTTGCAACAAGTTGTTCAAAAGATGTCAAGCCTGTATTTTTTATTGGAGTGATAACATTGGGTTGGGATTGAGAGACAAAGGGTTGTTGTTTGATTTGTCTTTCAAGTCCTTGTATTTCCTCAGATATGAGATTATATTTTTGAGCCTCCTGCATTTTTAATCTTGTGAGTAATAAAACAAAACCCCCATCGCAATTAAGGCTTAAAAGATTCTTTGCTTGTGCAATGATTTGCAAATATCTATCAAGTATAAGCATTGATATGTTTGTTCTTTCTTTTATATGATCTTTTAGATAGAGCATCATCTCATCTAAGATTATTTCAGCTTCATATTCCTCAAAGATTTCAAGAATAGAATCTAGCTCACTTTCATCTTGTGAGATTAATGCATTGAAATATCTTTGTAATATTTCTGTATCAACTGCTCCAAGCATTTCTGAGACTTTTGATCTTGTGATATTTTGATTGCAATAATTAATTGCTTGATCTGTGATGGTAAGAGTGTCTCTTAAACTTCCACTGCCACTTCTTGCAATAATCTCAATAGCATCTTTTTCATAAACAATATTTTCTTTATCAAGAATGGAATATAAATGCTGAATAATGGCCTTATGGGGTATTTTTTTAAATCTAAAATGCTGTGTTCTGCTGAGTATTGTTGCAGGTAATTTTAGGGGATCTGTTGTTGCAAGTATAAATTTTACATAGCTTGGAGGCTCTTCTAAAGTCTTTAAGAGAGCATTGAAAGCTTCTTTGGTAAGCATATGCACTTCATCAATAATAAAAATTTTATACCTTCCATAACTAGGTGCATAACGGGTTTGTTCAATAAGATTTCTAATATCATCAATTTTTCTACTTGAGGCTGCATCCATTTCTATAATATCAAGATGTCTTCCCTCAAGAGATTGTAAACAGCTATCACATTGATTACAGGGATCGCTAATTGGTGCTTTTTGGCATTGCAGGGCTCTTGCAAATATTCTTGCAGAGCTTGTTTTTCCACTACCTCTAAGTCCGCTAAAAAGGTAAGCATGTGCGATTCTATTACTCTGGAGTGCTAGGGAGAGAGTTTTTGCAACACTTTCTTGAGCTACTAAATCAGAGAATGTTGTGGGTCGGTATTTTAGTGCTAATGCTAAAGCCATTTATTCCTCTTTTGTTGGATACTTAATTTCTGGGCTTATTGTATTGAGTTTTGTTTTAAAAACACATTACAAAACTAGAATAATGAAGTATTTTTTTGAGAAGATTTAATAACAAAGCTTTTCCTATGATAGGGTGTGTAGCCTAACTTTTGAATCCTGTCAAGATGAGATTTTGTGCCATAACCTGCATTTTGTATAAAATTATATTCTGGATAGTTTTGATGCAATTTCTCCATTTCTTTATCTTTTGCATTCTTTGCCAAAATTGAAGCAGCAGATATCTGAGGAATTTTATTATCACCCTGTATGATGCTTATTAGTTTTAAGGAATCGGGTAATTTAATGCCAAAAGTAGTATTTCCATCTAGGTAAAAATTTGTAATTTTTGTTTGAAAGGCTTGAATAATTTCAATAATAGATTCTTTTAGACATAAACTAAGGCCTTTGGAATCTATCTCCTTAGCATTCTTTTCTATAGTGATAAAAACTAAATTAGGTGTATTTTGTATGATCGAACTCATTTTGTATCGAGCATCCTTAGATAGCTTTTTACTATCTTTTATCCCATTTTCTTGTAATAAAAGAGCAGTTTTTTCATCACATCCCACTCCAGAGACAAACAAGCTTCCACATAAACTTCCTCTACCAGCCTCATCAATTCCACAAATCATTCTACATGCTCCTTTAGTGCAAAGCTAATAAAATCGATAATTTTACAGCTAGGGTGATCAGACTTATTGATAGCAATGATAATAATCTGTTTATTAGGATTTTCTTTTAGGATTTTTTCAATATGCTGTTGATTGGGAAAGGCAATTGCAAAAAATAAAGTTTGATTTACAATAAAATGAGTATTTTGATCATAAACAATTTTTTCTTTATATTGTTGGTAAAGCTCTAAAAATACCATATTTTCAAAAATTGCTTGGAAGTTCGGATTGGGACAGAGTGCATAAGGAAGTGAAAAATCATAAAAATAGAGTTTTTTTTGAAAATTAGAGGAATCTTTTTGAGGAACTAAAAAAATTATTTTGCAAAGTTGAAGATAAGAGAGCAGAGCATAAAGCTTATCTTTGGAGATTTTGAGATATTTTTTGACATAAAGATAGATTTGGTTGGTCGTGATTTTTTGAGATTGAAAATTTAAAAGGAGGATAAAAGTAGCATAATCCTCTTTAAAAAATAACATCATATTATTTTGTTTTTTTGATATTTTTTGAAAATCTAGGCTAT is a window encoding:
- a CDS encoding AAA family ATPase, whose protein sequence is MQELEKILEEKTQNFLLLPRRFGIKKGKTLLYGPPKSGKTSLALLFAKNYKHPIYIDCQDPRNNIDDLKNKILKAFLEKKIDLLILDNYQPIFTIPNIDNIILIHHKDLTKEGNLTSFISKLIMPLTFEEYISLINSQENTNQLLNHFIKEGNSLESFHSLDFQKISKKQNNMMLFFKEDYATFILLLNFQSQKITTNQIYLYVKKYLKISKDKLYALLSYLQLCKIIFLVPQKDSSNFQKKLYFYDFSLPYALCPNPNFQAIFENMVFLELYQQYKEKIVYDQNTHFIVNQTLFFAIAFPNQQHIEKILKENPNKQIIIIAINKSDHPSCKIIDFISFALKEHVE
- a CDS encoding ribonuclease HII, yielding MICGIDEAGRGSLCGSLFVSGVGCDEKTALLLQENGIKDSKKLSKDARYKMSSIIQNTPNLVFITIEKNAKEIDSKGLSLCLKESIIEIIQAFQTKITNFYLDGNTTFGIKLPDSLKLISIIQGDNKIPQISAASILAKNAKDKEMEKLHQNYPEYNFIQNAGYGTKSHLDRIQKLGYTPYHRKSFVIKSSQKNTSLF
- a CDS encoding DNA polymerase III subunit gamma/tau, with the translated sequence MALALALKYRPTTFSDLVAQESVAKTLSLALQSNRIAHAYLFSGLRGSGKTSSARIFARALQCQKAPISDPCNQCDSCLQSLEGRHLDIIEMDAASSRKIDDIRNLIEQTRYAPSYGRYKIFIIDEVHMLTKEAFNALLKTLEEPPSYVKFILATTDPLKLPATILSRTQHFRFKKIPHKAIIQHLYSILDKENIVYEKDAIEIIARSGSGSLRDTLTITDQAINYCNQNITRSKVSEMLGAVDTEILQRYFNALISQDESELDSILEIFEEYEAEIILDEMMLYLKDHIKERTNISMLILDRYLQIIAQAKNLLSLNCDGGFVLLLTRLKMQEAQKYNLISEEIQGLERQIKQQPFVSQSQPNVITPIKNTGLTSFEQLVAKIYDRNFELGKTFEDNITFISFENNTLIWESKAIGSSKDLLRENYATIKNFAQEIFGIHTKIIPQQSEFKDSSPLNQTTVQESQAINTPPKIDLQEQSTISSQTAQINSHSTDTQTQTNIPVNTPQTTQQENPVYTSNTTDSAHNQDLISTPSDTKATNTKFQEFYEKNKTLIQSMQQHLDIKEVKRVKQ
- the tsaE gene encoding tRNA (adenosine(37)-N6)-threonylcarbamoyltransferase complex ATPase subunit type 1 TsaE; its protein translation is MIEKALQEKDLQILFPIIDDYICKGVRIILLQGDLASGKTTLVQKYIKSKNPKFQATSPTFNFVQQYGNFYHYDLYHHSLEKFLYFGFLEQLENDGIHFIEWGEEDLADILKNSGYNYLTLKITKETTHRIYRIIYE